The following proteins come from a genomic window of Achromobacter sp. AONIH1:
- a CDS encoding endonuclease: MEDDPMDYLVAFWNLENLFAPEGYPEREPWLADRLRNDLRGWTPELFERKVAQLASIIARMGDGQGPDLLGVCEVENRHALQALAERLNALLPERAYDIIHVDAEREQRGIDTAFITDGKRLKPRRKELFSHWVMRRTGTRDITQCTFVTAAGNELIALANHWPSRSAPAGRGPQYSAGFRATAGETLGYWHERIREVKGPDAAVLAMGDFNDDPFDASLTIHAGATREQGDVARAQSARFYNLSWRYLTQAAVDHRGKARDLDGTLYFSGDGNVFDQILVARGLLAGSGALRARVESARIEAYPEMVDHRVGEGPIRFGLPKGDAARNVNVDGYSDHFPVSVRIDEAD; encoded by the coding sequence ATGGAGGACGATCCGATGGACTATCTGGTGGCGTTCTGGAACCTGGAAAACCTGTTCGCGCCCGAGGGCTACCCCGAGCGCGAACCCTGGCTGGCCGACAGGCTGCGCAACGACCTGCGAGGCTGGACCCCGGAGCTGTTCGAGCGCAAGGTGGCGCAGCTGGCGTCCATCATCGCGCGAATGGGCGACGGCCAGGGCCCCGACCTGCTCGGCGTCTGCGAGGTCGAGAACCGTCATGCCCTGCAGGCCCTGGCCGAGCGGCTCAACGCGCTGCTGCCGGAGCGCGCCTACGACATCATTCACGTGGACGCCGAACGCGAGCAACGCGGCATCGACACCGCCTTCATCACGGACGGCAAGCGGCTCAAGCCCAGGCGCAAGGAACTGTTCTCGCACTGGGTCATGCGCCGCACCGGCACGCGCGACATCACGCAATGCACCTTCGTCACCGCCGCCGGCAACGAACTGATCGCGCTGGCCAACCACTGGCCGTCGCGCTCGGCGCCGGCCGGACGCGGGCCGCAGTACTCGGCGGGCTTTCGCGCCACGGCGGGCGAAACGCTGGGCTACTGGCACGAGCGCATCCGCGAGGTGAAAGGGCCCGACGCGGCCGTCCTGGCCATGGGCGATTTCAACGACGATCCGTTCGACGCCTCGCTCACGATCCATGCCGGCGCCACGCGCGAGCAGGGCGACGTGGCGCGCGCGCAGAGCGCCCGGTTCTACAACCTGAGCTGGCGCTACCTGACGCAGGCCGCGGTCGACCATCGTGGCAAGGCGCGCGATCTGGACGGCACGCTGTATTTCAGCGGCGACGGCAATGTGTTCGACCAGATCCTGGTCGCGCGAGGTCTGCTGGCCGGATCCGGCGCGCTGCGCGCGCGGGTGGAAAGCGCGCGCATCGAAGCCTATCCGGAGATGGTGGACCATCGAGTCGGCGAAGGGCCGATCCGCTTCGGCCTGCCCAAGGGCGACGCCGCGCGCAACGTGAATGTGGATGGCTACAGCGACCACTTCCCGGTATCCGTGCGCATCGACGAAGCGGACTGA
- a CDS encoding transporter substrate-binding domain-containing protein produces the protein MRSRFVVAAALCFAALFTSAQAAPAAQGKNPLSLAYNIKPWTGDLDGMKKRQQVRVLVPYNKTLYFLDKGGTQRGLIVDMMTEFEKRLNAGVKAHYARIHVVFLPTPRDRLIPDLLAGKGDLVAANLTITDERRAQVDFSHPLASGVRELIVTSAGAPPLASLDDLAGREVLVNPTSSYYSSLKTLSAALQARGKRPIVIRDAPGVFETDDILEMVNADLVKITVADRYLANFWKQIFPGIVVREDLTVDAGNDIAFAFRKDSPQLAAALNPFMDAHRGDTTFGKQQFKKYLMSTKWVKHAADPEDLERFHRLTTHFQRYGQEYNIDWLLMVAQGYQESRLNQNAKSAVGAIGVMQIMPATGKELQVGSIHVEQNNIRGGIKYVRQTIDRYYANEPMTELNKGLFAFAAYNAGPGRVNKLRKEAAKLGLDPNVWFNNVERVASQRIGRETVQYVSNIYKYYIAYSLIRAQGEANDAEGAASGGVATR, from the coding sequence ATGCGTTCGCGTTTCGTCGTGGCCGCGGCATTGTGCTTTGCCGCCCTTTTCACCTCCGCGCAAGCCGCGCCAGCAGCGCAGGGCAAGAACCCGCTGAGCCTGGCCTACAACATCAAGCCCTGGACCGGCGACCTGGACGGCATGAAGAAGCGGCAGCAGGTCCGCGTGCTGGTGCCGTACAACAAGACGCTCTACTTCCTGGACAAGGGCGGCACGCAGCGCGGCCTCATCGTCGACATGATGACGGAGTTCGAGAAGCGCCTGAACGCCGGCGTCAAGGCGCACTACGCGCGGATCCATGTGGTCTTCCTGCCCACGCCCCGCGACCGGCTGATCCCGGACCTGCTGGCCGGCAAGGGCGACCTCGTCGCCGCCAACCTGACCATCACGGACGAACGCCGCGCGCAGGTGGACTTTTCCCATCCGCTGGCATCCGGCGTGCGCGAGCTCATCGTCACCTCGGCGGGCGCCCCGCCGCTCGCGTCGCTGGACGACCTGGCCGGCAGGGAAGTGCTCGTCAACCCGACCAGCAGCTATTACAGCAGCCTCAAGACGCTCAGCGCCGCGCTGCAGGCGCGCGGCAAGCGTCCCATCGTGATCCGCGACGCGCCCGGCGTCTTCGAAACCGATGACATCCTGGAGATGGTCAATGCGGATCTGGTGAAGATCACCGTCGCCGACCGCTATCTGGCCAATTTCTGGAAGCAGATCTTTCCCGGCATCGTCGTGCGCGAGGACCTTACCGTGGACGCCGGCAATGACATCGCGTTCGCCTTCCGCAAGGACTCGCCGCAGCTCGCCGCCGCGCTCAATCCCTTCATGGACGCGCATCGCGGCGACACCACCTTCGGCAAGCAGCAGTTCAAGAAGTACCTGATGTCGACCAAATGGGTGAAGCACGCGGCCGATCCGGAGGACCTGGAACGCTTCCATCGCCTGACCACGCATTTCCAGCGCTATGGCCAGGAGTACAACATCGACTGGCTGCTCATGGTGGCCCAGGGATACCAGGAATCCCGGCTGAACCAGAACGCCAAGAGCGCGGTCGGCGCGATCGGCGTGATGCAGATCATGCCCGCCACCGGCAAGGAGCTTCAGGTCGGCAGCATCCACGTCGAGCAGAACAATATCCGCGGCGGCATCAAGTATGTACGGCAGACGATCGACCGCTACTACGCCAACGAACCCATGACCGAGCTGAACAAGGGCCTGTTCGCCTTCGCCGCCTATAACGCCGGTCCCGGCCGCGTGAACAAGCTGCGCAAGGAAGCCGCCAAGCTGGGGCTGGATCCCAACGTCTGGTTCAACAACGTCGAGCGCGTGGCGTCGCAACGCATCGGCCGTGAGACGGTCCAGTACGTCAGCAATATCTACAAGTACTACATCGCCTATTCGCTGATCCGCGCGCAAGGCGAAGCCAATGACGCCGAAGGCGCGGCCAGCGGCGGGGTGGCGACCCGCTGA
- a CDS encoding GNAT family N-acetyltransferase has product MPATPPPDLRFRIAAKSDCDVILRALQELAASLGVPERLRSTRAGLERHGFGERPEFEVMLAEDDGGFAGMCLYFPFFSTWVGEPGIYVQDLYVAAARRGAGIGERLLREVARRGQANGYTHLRLTVDDGNAGGAKFYQRLGFERSPDEYVHKLAGDGFLRFCHPDAAPG; this is encoded by the coding sequence ATGCCCGCAACGCCCCCGCCAGACCTGCGCTTTCGCATCGCCGCCAAATCCGATTGCGACGTGATCCTGCGCGCGCTCCAGGAACTGGCGGCGTCGCTGGGCGTGCCCGAACGCCTGCGCAGCACGCGCGCGGGCCTGGAGCGCCACGGTTTCGGTGAGCGGCCGGAATTCGAAGTGATGCTGGCCGAGGACGACGGCGGCTTCGCCGGCATGTGCCTGTACTTCCCCTTCTTCTCGACCTGGGTGGGCGAGCCCGGCATCTACGTGCAGGATCTTTATGTAGCCGCTGCCCGGCGCGGCGCGGGCATCGGCGAACGGCTGCTGCGCGAGGTCGCCCGGCGCGGGCAAGCCAATGGCTACACTCATCTCCGGCTGACCGTGGACGACGGCAATGCGGGCGGCGCCAAGTTCTACCAACGGCTGGGTTTCGAGAGATCCCCGGACGAGTATGTGCACAAGCTCGCCGGCGACGGCTTCCTGCGCTTCTGCCATCCCGACGCCGCCCCCGGCTGA
- a CDS encoding serine hydrolase yields MNPDALNAAILALDAPTALCIAGAGAPRPWGIAAGLADVAAGRALTVDTPFRTASNTKTMTAAIALRLKERGRLNLDAPIAGLLSPAHVDLLRSAGHACDAITPRQLMQHSAGLSDHADDAYVRDVLADPAHAWTRGEQLRRYTSQPRPIGPPGAKFQYSDTGYVLLGEIIERAAGDSLAAVARRELGFDRLGLATTWWEIAEPAPAGAAPRARQFLGKRDVTDVSATMDLYGGGGLVMSARDLARWTADLFEGRVYERPATLAEMLAPGAHEGADGYRLGLFAKRIGGAEVYFHLGYWGTAAYYCPALRLAMAGFTARRETRTGMLAVMESALETALLDPDPFLNTPAPLA; encoded by the coding sequence TTGAACCCCGACGCCCTGAACGCCGCGATCCTCGCGCTGGACGCGCCCACGGCCCTGTGCATCGCCGGCGCCGGCGCGCCGCGTCCCTGGGGCATTGCCGCCGGCCTGGCCGACGTCGCCGCCGGCCGCGCGCTGACCGTGGACACGCCGTTCCGCACCGCCAGCAACACCAAGACCATGACCGCCGCCATCGCGCTGCGCCTGAAGGAGCGCGGCCGGCTGAACCTGGACGCGCCCATCGCCGGTCTGCTCTCGCCCGCGCACGTGGATCTGCTGCGATCGGCCGGCCACGCCTGCGACGCGATCACACCGCGTCAGCTCATGCAGCACAGCGCCGGGCTGTCCGACCATGCCGACGATGCCTATGTCCGCGACGTGCTGGCCGACCCGGCGCACGCGTGGACGCGCGGCGAGCAGCTGCGCCGCTACACGTCCCAACCCCGCCCCATCGGTCCGCCAGGCGCGAAGTTCCAGTATTCCGACACCGGCTACGTGCTGCTGGGCGAGATCATCGAACGAGCCGCCGGCGACTCGCTGGCCGCCGTCGCGCGCCGCGAACTGGGCTTCGACCGGCTGGGCCTGGCCACGACCTGGTGGGAAATCGCAGAGCCCGCGCCGGCGGGCGCCGCGCCGCGCGCGCGCCAGTTCCTGGGCAAGCGGGACGTGACCGACGTCAGCGCCACGATGGATCTCTATGGCGGCGGCGGACTGGTCATGTCGGCGCGCGATCTGGCGCGCTGGACCGCCGATCTGTTCGAAGGCCGCGTCTACGAACGCCCCGCCACGCTGGCCGAGATGCTGGCGCCCGGCGCCCACGAGGGCGCCGATGGCTACCGCCTGGGCCTGTTCGCCAAGCGCATCGGCGGCGCCGAGGTGTATTTCCACCTGGGCTACTGGGGCACGGCGGCCTACTACTGCCCGGCGCTGCGGCTGGCGATGGCGGGCTTCACCGCGAGACGCGAGACACGGACGGGAATGCTGGCCGTGATGGAAAGCGCGCTGGAAACCGCGCTGCTCGATCCCGATCCCTTCCTCAATACGCCGGCACCGCTCGCCTGA
- a CDS encoding PLP-dependent aminotransferase family protein, whose translation MPQARYKQLVDAYAADIREGRLAPGTRLPTHRQLAASQGLALVTASRVYAELESMGLVSGETGRGTFVREPEWPAFLGTDTQTAAASMADLSFNYPSLPGQAEQLRAALRQLAQSGDLDALLRYQPHGGRPHERAVAARHLATHGLRAPAERVLIVCGAQHGLAVAATALLRPGDVVAVDALTYYGFKGVAEAQRLELAPVPVSAGGPDLDALERLCRARRVRAIYCMPTLHNPLGWVLDLAGRRRLVDIARRHDLIVIEDQVYGYLVHPQPAPLAALAPERTVYVSGLSKSVAAGLRVGFIAAPDAWLPAMERVIRSSTWNTPAVMSAIACMWMEDGTVAALEQAKREDARVRQALARRVLADLPVVAHPSSYFLWIPLAEEARADQIAMSLQRQQVAVTTAEPFATTSQVPHAIRLALGSVDMAVLEDSLEKIRRAVPAY comes from the coding sequence ATGCCACAGGCTCGCTACAAGCAGCTGGTTGACGCCTACGCCGCCGATATCCGCGAAGGGCGCCTGGCCCCGGGCACGCGCCTGCCCACCCACCGGCAGCTCGCCGCCAGCCAGGGGCTGGCCCTGGTCACGGCCTCGCGTGTGTACGCGGAACTGGAATCCATGGGCCTGGTCAGCGGCGAGACCGGCCGCGGCACCTTCGTGCGCGAACCGGAATGGCCGGCCTTCCTGGGCACGGACACGCAGACTGCCGCCGCCAGCATGGCCGACTTGAGCTTCAACTACCCGTCGCTGCCGGGCCAGGCCGAGCAACTGCGCGCCGCCTTGCGCCAGCTGGCGCAGTCCGGCGACCTGGACGCGCTGCTGCGCTATCAGCCGCATGGCGGCCGGCCCCATGAACGCGCCGTCGCGGCGCGCCATCTGGCCACGCACGGACTGCGGGCGCCAGCCGAGCGCGTGCTGATCGTCTGTGGCGCCCAGCATGGGCTGGCCGTCGCCGCGACCGCCCTGCTGCGGCCGGGCGACGTGGTGGCGGTGGATGCGCTGACCTACTACGGCTTCAAGGGCGTGGCCGAGGCGCAGCGCCTGGAGCTGGCGCCGGTCCCGGTCAGCGCCGGGGGACCGGACCTGGACGCGCTGGAACGCCTGTGCCGCGCGCGCCGCGTGCGCGCCATCTATTGCATGCCGACGCTGCACAATCCGCTGGGCTGGGTGCTGGATCTGGCGGGCCGGCGGCGGCTGGTGGACATCGCGCGTCGCCACGACCTGATCGTGATCGAGGATCAGGTCTACGGCTATCTGGTGCATCCGCAGCCGGCGCCGCTGGCGGCCCTGGCGCCGGAGCGCACGGTCTATGTGTCCGGCCTGTCCAAGAGCGTGGCGGCCGGCCTGCGGGTCGGTTTCATCGCGGCGCCCGATGCCTGGCTGCCGGCCATGGAGCGGGTGATCCGCAGTTCCACCTGGAACACGCCCGCCGTCATGTCCGCCATCGCCTGCATGTGGATGGAGGACGGCACGGTGGCGGCGCTGGAGCAGGCCAAGCGCGAGGACGCGCGGGTGCGCCAGGCGCTGGCGCGCCGTGTGCTGGCGGACCTGCCGGTGGTCGCGCATCCCTCGTCGTACTTCCTGTGGATCCCGCTGGCGGAAGAGGCGCGCGCCGACCAGATCGCCATGTCGCTGCAGCGCCAGCAGGTGGCGGTCACCACCGCCGAGCCGTTCGCCACCACGTCCCAGGTGCCGCACGCGATCCGGCTGGCGCTGGGCTCGGTGGACATGGCGGTGCTGGAGGACTCGCTGGAGAAGATCAGGCGAGCGGTGCCGGCGTATTGA
- a CDS encoding DMT family transporter: MQQTAILRNKPDDRTASGWINGFLGVLIFSGSLPSTRVAVLEFDALFLTVARATIAGLLAVAVLFLFRQKRPARQDIIPLIIVSLGVVVGFPLLTALALRHVTSAHSIVFVGLLPLATAIFGVIRGGERPRPAFWLFSILGSLFVVGFALTQGVSASVEGDLLMLASIVVCGLGYAEGGRLSRTLGGWQVISWALVLSLPVMAAMSWALAPASFANISAPAWISLGYVALFSMFIGFVFWYRGLAQGGIAAVGQLQLLQPFFGLALAAGLLHEHVSVAMLGVTVGVILCVAGAKKFAR, encoded by the coding sequence ATGCAACAGACAGCTATCTTGCGGAACAAGCCGGACGACCGGACCGCGAGCGGATGGATCAACGGTTTTCTCGGCGTGCTGATCTTCAGCGGCTCGCTGCCCTCCACGCGGGTCGCGGTCCTGGAGTTCGACGCCCTCTTCCTGACGGTGGCGCGCGCCACCATCGCCGGCCTGCTGGCCGTCGCCGTGCTGTTCCTGTTCCGGCAGAAGCGGCCGGCGAGGCAGGACATCATCCCGCTCATCATCGTCTCGCTCGGCGTGGTGGTCGGCTTTCCGTTGCTGACGGCGCTGGCCCTGCGCCACGTGACCTCGGCGCACTCAATCGTCTTCGTCGGCCTGTTGCCGCTGGCCACCGCCATCTTCGGCGTGATCCGAGGCGGCGAGCGGCCGCGCCCGGCGTTCTGGCTGTTCTCGATCCTGGGCAGCCTCTTCGTGGTCGGCTTCGCGCTGACCCAGGGCGTCAGCGCCTCGGTCGAGGGTGACCTGCTGATGCTGGCGTCCATCGTCGTCTGCGGGCTGGGCTATGCCGAAGGCGGCCGGCTGTCCCGCACGCTGGGCGGCTGGCAGGTGATCTCCTGGGCGCTGGTGCTGTCCTTGCCGGTGATGGCGGCGATGAGCTGGGCGCTGGCGCCGGCGTCCTTCGCCAACATCAGCGCGCCGGCCTGGATCAGCCTGGGCTATGTGGCGCTCTTCAGCATGTTCATCGGCTTCGTGTTCTGGTACCGGGGCCTGGCCCAGGGCGGCATCGCCGCCGTCGGCCAGCTGCAGCTGCTGCAGCCCTTCTTCGGGCTGGCGCTGGCGGCGGGCCTGCTGCACGAGCACGTCAGCGTGGCCATGCTGGGCGTCACGGTGGGCGTGATCCTGTGCGTGGCCGGCGCCAAGAAGTTCGCCAGGTAA
- a CDS encoding MarC family NAAT transporter — protein sequence MLNDLFLLGKLTGLGLVILLPLANPLTSMTMLLSLGQHIPYKERARQIRQAACYVVGIMLVTYYAGAWIMSTFGISIPGLRIAGGLIVMVLGFSMLFPKAQPEDAPEVEQTDAAARRGAAPNIAFVPLAMPGTAGPGTIAMIISAASSMNSDELAHVPAWVLAVVPIVVFALLGLIFWICLTSADKIVALIGHEGVEAISRVMGFLLVCMGVQFVINGVLEIAHGLP from the coding sequence ATGCTCAACGACCTGTTCCTGCTCGGCAAGCTCACCGGCCTGGGCCTGGTGATCCTGCTGCCCCTGGCCAATCCCCTGACTTCCATGACCATGCTGCTGTCGCTGGGGCAGCATATTCCGTACAAGGAGCGCGCGCGGCAGATCCGCCAGGCGGCGTGCTATGTGGTGGGCATCATGCTGGTGACCTACTACGCCGGGGCCTGGATCATGAGCACCTTCGGCATCTCGATACCCGGGCTGCGCATCGCGGGCGGCTTGATCGTCATGGTGCTGGGCTTCAGCATGCTGTTCCCCAAGGCGCAGCCCGAGGACGCGCCCGAGGTCGAGCAGACGGACGCGGCGGCCCGGCGCGGCGCCGCCCCCAACATCGCCTTCGTGCCGCTGGCCATGCCGGGCACGGCGGGGCCGGGCACCATCGCCATGATCATCAGCGCGGCCTCGTCGATGAACTCCGATGAACTGGCGCATGTGCCGGCCTGGGTGCTGGCGGTGGTGCCGATCGTGGTGTTCGCGCTGCTGGGCCTGATCTTCTGGATCTGCCTGACCTCGGCCGACAAGATCGTGGCGCTGATCGGCCACGAGGGCGTGGAAGCGATCTCGCGCGTGATGGGTTTCCTGCTGGTCTGCATGGGCGTGCAGTTCGTGATCAACGGCGTGCTGGAGATCGCGCACGGGCTGCCCTGA